GAACTTTGTATCTCAAAATGGCGTCTCCGTTTATCTGGAAGCTGGGCTTCATGAAAACTATCGTATTGCAAAGTTTGAAAGCGATTATGAGAAGTTTAAACCGGTGATCAAAGGGTTGACGCCGGAGTATGGGTGGTATGTTGTATGTAACGATAGGATAATACTGGTCGCTGATAAAACCAAAACCACTGGCTGGACCACTACAGCTTGGCACAATGAGTATCATGGGTTTCTTGGATGGGCCTATTATGTTAGCGAGGATCCATCTTTATTGCCATGGGATACGAAGAAGACTGGAATAAATACAAATAATCAAACGCATATTGAGGTTCTAAGCTCGCTTAAGGAACTTGCGGATGATTATCGAAGCAGAAATAGAAGCTTAAGACAGTCGAAACCTGAGGGGCTGGCGTCTGAGCCAGCTAAGCCGCGAGGTAGGGGCGCTGGCGCTGGCGTTCGCGGTGGGATCCCTCTTGGTGGTGTTGGTAATTCTGAAGGCAGGAATGCTTCGGGATCGGCGATTCATACTAAAGAAATGGATATGTTAATCTACAATATATCCGCAGTTACTGGCTCTCCACGAATTGCGTCGTTCCTTCAAGAGGCCAAAGAGATATCAATCAAAGAGCACCCATATACTGCTATGGTATTGCTACGTGTTCTGTTCGAAGCAGCTCTTCGCGATTATTTGTTAAGGCATAAGCATTACCAGAAGGTAAAGGATTCTGTTTTCGAGGAGCAGGCTGTTCAAGGGCGGCCTTTTAATCAAAAGCAAAAGAGGGACTTTACACCTGCGCTATCAAATATGCTGAGCTGGGTTGTGAAGAATACGGAAATATTCAGTTCTGACCTGAGGAGAGGGACGAAGACCTCAATAGATAATTTTATTAGGGATCTTTCGCGCTTGAATGGCATAGTGCACGAAGATGGGGTGCTTACGGATTTTTCTGAGGCTAAGCAGATAAGAAACAATGCTCTGAAGGCGTTGGAGACATTTTTGGAGAGCTGAGATCCAGCTAGCCTTATAGTGACATGTCGGGTGGGCCTAATATCATTGGCCCATTTCCAAAAAGTCGCGCAGTTTTTCTCTCAAATTTTCTATATTGCTTAGTTCGCACTGCCAGACTGTTAATACCTGCCAGCCGTCTGCTTCAAGGGAATGTATGTTTTCTGCATCTCTTTCTTTATTTCTTTTGATTTTGTCCTGCCAATATTCGAGGCGCGTTTTGGGAAGCCGTCCGTATCGGCAATTAGTATGCCCATGCCAGAAGCACCCGTTCACAAAGACCACCTTCTTTCTTCTCAAAAAGGCTAGGTCGGGCCGCCCGGGTAGGTACTTGAGATGCAGTCGATAGCGATACCCCATTCCAAAAATCAAGCGCCGGACGAAAAGTTCCGGAGCCGTATTTTTCCCTTTGACACGACTCATTAGCCAACTGCGCCGCTCGATGCTCAAGCGATCCATTTTGTTTAGACCTAATCGGCTTTCATTCGGCTCGACGTTCGAATAATCAACACATGCTCCTTCAGCACCACACGACCTTGCAGGCTAGATACTCGCCAATCACAATGCGGATATCGACTCCATCTTGCCAGTCAACCAAGTATCTGTAGCGTCCGGGCTGTACGATCAGCCATGCCCCGATTTGAATTGGAGGTATGGTTTTCCCCGATGCACGTAGGAACGCGCGGCATCCTAATTCAGGCCATAGGGGGTGGACGTAGTCTTCTAGGTTTTCGAAATCCTGTATCTCTTCAGTAGTCATCGTTGGGATGGCGCGAATCGAGTAAAGGTCAGGCTCGTCGTTCCAGTATTCTCCTAGCTCGTATACCGCATGCCCCTGCGCCAATTTCATGATCACGTTTCTGACTCGTGCTTCGTCGGGCTGCCACCAGATGTGACCAGAGTCATCTGTTCTCCGGCACTGTTCCAACTGGTTTTTCAGTCGCGGATTTCTGGCTAGCGCTTGTTTGATCTTCTCTCGCGATAGCTGGCTGATCTCAGTCGTTCCGGACATGGTGCATTCCAGCAGGCATGCTAGGTATTCCTCGTTTAACGAGAAGCCGCCGTTGCACTTTTGGCAGGCTTCAACGACTGGAAGGTTTTCTGGAAGTGGATTGTCCAAGAGAACGCGAGAGGGGACATGGTCGACGGTTTCGGGCGGCCCACCGCAGTAGGCGCATCTGCCTTTCAAGCGTTCATCTAGAAAGAGGTGCTTGGGATCCACGCATTAGTCTCCAATTACCAGTACGGCGTCGGCTTTATCGTAGACCAGCTCGCTTTGGAGGAGTTTTCCTGCTCTACAGGAGGGGAGGCTGAGGCAAGAGAAATGTAAACAGGTCGTCCATTTCTCAGGGTTTTATTTACATTTTCTCTATCATGAGAACTTTGTGTTTTTGCAGGGCTTTGATTTTTAAAGATTATTAGTGCTGTTTACGGTCCCTGGGTATACAGAACCGTTCTGACCAGTTCGGTTTCGTCCCCAAGAGCGCAGCCTTCGAGCTGCGCTTTTGCGTTTCTGGGACGCTCGTTTGAGCGAATGTTCGTAACGGTCTTTCTCGGAAGCGGCTATTTAATTAGC
This Pseudomonas sp. ATCC 13867 DNA region includes the following protein-coding sequences:
- a CDS encoding ATP-binding protein; this translates as MAATKDSIEVSFNSDADYLIQGLTSDVSTIECIYDLIDNSIDAARSKILSGSKVVKKDFFGLPASYKKFKIELDISSRKVAVSDNCAGIDESTLSEKVFTIGKRSRHAFGIGHYGVGLNRAIFKLGSSVQLMTDNGRHAFSLGFSEEDVRAAVENKSTIQAKRLPTSKNSYYKLEIDSVKGDVLPDLGSDTWLETLRDQIRIRYAIFCRKGLVITVNKKKVGSFGPKIRNPDFLEKRAKNFVSQNGVSVYLEAGLHENYRIAKFESDYEKFKPVIKGLTPEYGWYVVCNDRIILVADKTKTTGWTTTAWHNEYHGFLGWAYYVSEDPSLLPWDTKKTGINTNNQTHIEVLSSLKELADDYRSRNRSLRQSKPEGLASEPAKPRGRGAGAGVRGGIPLGGVGNSEGRNASGSAIHTKEMDMLIYNISAVTGSPRIASFLQEAKEISIKEHPYTAMVLLRVLFEAALRDYLLRHKHYQKVKDSVFEEQAVQGRPFNQKQKRDFTPALSNMLSWVVKNTEIFSSDLRRGTKTSIDNFIRDLSRLNGIVHEDGVLTDFSEAKQIRNNALKALETFLES
- a CDS encoding very short patch repair endonuclease, whose product is MDRLSIERRSWLMSRVKGKNTAPELFVRRLIFGMGYRYRLHLKYLPGRPDLAFLRRKKVVFVNGCFWHGHTNCRYGRLPKTRLEYWQDKIKRNKERDAENIHSLEADGWQVLTVWQCELSNIENLREKLRDFLEMGQ